The Pseudomonas sp. FP198 genomic interval CAATGCGTTGGTGCAAGGTATCGGTATCCGCCGCCTGCAAGGCAACCCACTGCAACGGCTGGATATTTTCGCTATGACTCCACTGCACCAGGTCGCCGTTGCGTTCACCGTAGGCTGTGCTCAACACCGGGTAACGCCGCTGAATCATGGCCCAGGCGTCTTGTAGGCGCCGGGGCAAGTCCTCCGTTACGAACTGCGCCTTGATTCGTCCTGCGTAAGCAAGGTTATAGGCACAACTGTCGGGTTCCAGTCGCTGTAGAAACCAGAGAGCCTGCTCATTGTCGGTCAGTGGCCGCGCATCAAGATAATCGGGATGCAGGGCCAGCCATTGCAACACTTCGTGCTCTCGCGAACGGAGCTCAACTTCAAGTTCATCCGTCAAAGCACCTTGCGACCCGGGCACGATGTCCAGTTGACCTTCGGCTTCCGATAGGCGGATTCCACGCAGCCAGCAGCGATGCATCAGGCGATCGAGCATTTGATGTCCTTCATTTTTCTTGTTTGGAAAGCCACCCAATGTGGCGGCAATGCAAGAGCGTCGGGCTCAACCCGCCGGAGCAGGCTCGGCCATGGCGACCACGACCTTGCGCGCGCCCTGGAATGTCGAGCGGCCGTGGGCCACCAGCATGTTGTCGAGCATCAGCACGTCGCCCGCCTGCCAGGGGAAACTCACCTGGCAGCGCTGCAATACGCCGCGCACATGCTCCAGGGCTTCCAGCTCGATGGGTGAACCGTCCCCGTAGAAGACGTTACGTGGCACACCCTCTTCGCCAACGATGGAAATCAGCGTCTCGCGCACTGGCGCAGCGAGATTGGAGATATGAAACAGATGCGCCTGGTTGAACCATACCCACTCCCCGGTCACCGGATGCTGGGCCACGGCCTGGCAGACCTGGCGCGTGGACAGCTCGCCGTCGTCCTTCCATTGGAACTGGATGTGGTTGGCGCGACAGAACTGTTCCACCTGCGAGCGATCTTCGGTGCTGAACGCCTGCTGCCAGGGCAAGTCGAGGCCGTTGCCATAGTTGCGCACGTACATCAGGCGTTTCTCGGCGAAGCGCTGGCGGATCGCCGGATCGAGTTGCTGGTAGACCTTGCGGCTATCGGCGATCGGGGTTTCACCACCCACAGGAGAAGCCTGTACGCAGTGGAACCAGATCTTCATCGGCCAATTGAGCGAATAGGACTGCTCGTTGTGCAGCGGGATGACTTGGTGGGCAGGGTATTCAGTGGAGGTGTATACGCGGTTGTTGAGCTTGGTGCGCGGCGTGGAGGCGTAGTCGTAGGTCAGCAGCTCATGGCCGAAACCGCGGGCAAACTCCTCGAAATCGGCTTCCCCGTTGAAGGCAAAACCGCGGAACAGGATGCCGCCGACACGCGGCAACTCGGCCTCGACTGCCTGCAGGATCTGCGCTCGGCTATCCTGCCAGCGAGCCCCCGTGGCCGGCGCTTCGAGGATGAACGGCAAGGTCTGCTCGTTGCCCGGTACGCCTTCCATGGATTGAACCTGTGCACGCGCCAAACCAGTTTCCATTTGTAGTCCCTCGCCATTCCGATGAGCGTTTTTTTCGAGAGCACAAACTAATACAAACGAGTAACAACAGCAATAGAGAATGATTGTCATTAATGACGATAGTATGACAGCTGGTACGATTCACTTGCCCTGGAGCACACTCTCGCGCTCAGCGATATGGGACATCAGCAGGTAAGCGGACCCCAGCAGGCCTTGCATCGTATCGGCGTAACGACTGCGGTTCAGGTAAAGAAACTGACGGTTCTTCACGGCGAACAGGTTCCGCCATTGAGGGGACTGGCGGAAAGCTGCCGTGCTGGTTTCCGAATCGAGCAGTTCCTCATAGGTGTCGATAATGAAATCACTGTCGAAGTCACCGATTCGCTCCAGGCTGTAGGGCACATTCTGCCGCGCCTCGCGATACGCGGCGACACGCCCCAGGCCGAAATCAGCGATAACGTCATCCATCCCGCCACGCCCGATCAACTGGAAACCATCGGTATAGACTTCCAGCGTGGTAACCGTGATGCGCGAAGGGTCCTTGACGCGCTTCTTGAACTCGCTGACCACCCATTGGTATTCGCGAAGCATCTCTTCATAGCGCTGTTGCTTGCCGACCAGTTCGGCGAGCTCCTTGGCGTAGGTCTTGATATCGCTCTCTCGCGACGGCAACAGAACGACCGGGGCGATCTTGCTGAGCTTGTCCTTGAGGTCGGCGTGATAGGACAGGCCGATGATCAGGTCAGGCTTCAACGCTGCAATGGCTTCAAGATCAGGCGACTGGTGCGAGCCGATGTATTGAATGCCCGTCACATCGAAGCGCTCCTGCGCGCCGCGAAACAGCACATCCGAAAACAGCTTTTTGCGTCCTGTCGAGCCGCAGGGCTTGATACCCAACTCGAGCAACTGGGTGGTCAGGCTGAAATCATGCAAAGACACGATGCAGCGCGGGGAAACGGGCACTTCGACCCGGCCGAAGCTGTTCTCGAACACCTTGGTTTCAGCCGCGCCAGCAGGCATGGACAGCAATGCCAACGACACACACAGCATGCCGAGCAACCCTTGGAATATTCCCTTCACCCTTCCCCGCACGCGCTTGCCTCCAGATAACTTCAATATGAACGTCGCTGTGTTCTCAGCGACTGCGTTGACGCGCCAACAAGACGATCAGATAGGGCGCTCCGATGATCGCGACCACCAGCCCCGCCGGTAGTTGCAAAGGTGGGAAAAGCCCCCGCCCCAGTGTGTCGCCCGCCAGCACCAGCAGCGCCCCCATCAACGCGGATAAAGGCATCAGGGCGCCGTGGCGATCACCCGCCAGCTGGCGCGCCAGGTGCGGTGCCACCAGGCCGACAAAAGTCATGGTGCCGACATTCGCCACCGCTGCCGCCGTCAGCATGACGCTGCAAAGCAACAGGAAAGCCATGACACCCGTCACATTCAGGCCGCGACTGAGGGCGACCTTTTCACCCAGCTGCAACAGGTTCAACTGGCGATGAAAAAACAGCAACGGCGCCCCCGCCAGCAGCAACCAGGCGGCAAGACTATGAACCTGGGCCCAGCCGGCCCGATGCAAGCTGCCGCCCAGCCACATCAAGGCTGACTCGACCTGATCGATATTGCCGTAGGTGATGAGCAGGTCGGCAACCGCACTGAGCATGGCGGTCAGCCCGACGCCGACGAGGATCAGGCGCAGCGGCGAGATGCCCTGGCGCCACGACAGCAACGCGACGAAGAACGCCACGGCCAGCCCGCCGGTCAGTGCCGCCAACGGATACAGCTCCAGCGGCAGCAGCGTGGGCCAGAGCACGATGATCAACAGCATGGTGACGCTGGCGCCCGACTCCACGCCTACCAGGCCCGGCGCCGCCAGGGGATTGCGCGTCAACGATTGCATCAACAGGCCGGCCAGCGACATCGCCGCTCCGGCGAGGATCGCCAACAAGACCCGCGGCAGGCGCAACTCCCAGAGCAGATTGCGCGTCGTCGAGTTGGCCTGGTCAGGGGCTGACAGCGCTTGCCAGGCTTGGGCAACATCCAGCGAGTAGCTGCCGACGGTCAGTGCGTACAAGGCCAACGCAACCAAGGCGAGCAGCAACCCCAGCACCGAAATCAGGTCGATCGGCCGGGCCACCCAGGGCAGCAACGGCAGCATTCTGGGCAGGGTCAACCCCAAGCGCATCATCGGACTTTCCTCAACACCAGTACCACGAAGATCGGCCCGCCGATCAGCGCCGTGACGATCCCGGTATTGAGCTCGAAGGGACGCACCAAAGTCCTGGCGGCGATGTCCGCCAGGATCAGCAGCAGCGCGCCAAGCAAGGGCGCGGCCAGCAGCAACCGACGGTAGTCATCGCCGAACAACAGGCGCGCGGCGTGAGGCACCACCAGCCCGACAAAACCGATCGGCCCCGCCAGGGCCACGGCGCAGCCTGACAGCAGAACCACCGAAGCCAGGCCGAACAGACGCATCTTCAACAGGTTGACGCCCATGCCGGCGGCGGCCTGCGGACCCAGCCGATGCGCGTTCAGCGCGCGGACGTTGACCAGGCAGAGGAACATGCCCAACACGGCATACGGCCAGACCCACGCCTGCATCGAGCCTCCGGTCACCCCGATCGAGCCGGTGAGCCAGCGCCGCAGGCTGTCCAGCCCCTGCTGATCGAGCAACAGTAAAATCGAAGTGATAGCACTGAACAACGCCGCGATCATCGCCCCGGACAACGTCAATCGAATCGGGTTGTGGCCCCTGCCCGCCAGCAGCAGAACACCAACGGCGGCGACCAGGGCGCCGCTGAAAGCAAACAGCGGGATCATCGACAGGTCGTGGCCCGGCATCACCAGCAAGCCGAACACGACGAACAATGCCGCGCCGCTGTTGATGCCGAGAATCCCCGGGTCGGCCAATGGGTTGTCGCCCACCGCCTGCATGATCGCGCCGGCCAGGCCGAGACTCGCGCCCACCAGCATGGCCACCAGCAGGCGTGGCAGGCGGCTGCCACGAATGACGCTTTGGTCGGGACTGTCTGGCGAATAGGCGACCAAGGCCTGCCACGCCTCGTTCCAGGGGATGCTCTTGGCGCCCACCGCCAGATGCAGCAGCGCGGCCAGGGCAATCGCAATCAGCAGGCCCAGCCACACCGGCAAGCGCAAACCGTGGATCACATCGCCTCCCGCACAGCCAGCGGCTGGCTACGGGTGGTTTGCGGGACACATAACGGATCGCCGGAATAAGGGTCGGTAATGATGTGCGCGTCCAGGTCAAAGACCGCCTTGAGGTTTTCCCGAGTGAACACCTCGGCCGGCGCACCCTGGGCCAGCAACCGACCCTCGCGCATCATCACCAGGTGATCGGCGTAACGCGCGGCCTGGTTGAGGTCGTGCAGCACCGCCACGATGGTCTTGCCTTGCTCACGCAGATCCACCAGCAATTCGAGCAGCGTGATCTGGTGCGCGATGTCGAGAAAGGTCGTCGGTTCGTCCAGCAGGATCACCGGAGTGTCCTGGGCCAGGGTCATGGCAATCCAGCAGCGCTGCAACTGCCCGCCCGACAAGGTCGCCAGCGAGCGATCCAGCAAAGGCCCGATACCCGCCAGGTCAATGGCGCGATCAATCGCCTGCTGGTCCTGGTCGGACCATTGGCGCCACCAGCTCTGCCAGGGGAAGCGCCCCTGCATCACCAGCTCCCGCACGCTCATGCCGGCCGGCGACGTGGTGCGCTGGGGTAACAGCGCCATTCGTTGCGCCAATGCGCGACGTGAGTACTGCCCCAACGATTTTCCGCCCAGGTGCACGTCACCCGCGCTCGGCCGCAACATATGCGCCAGTACATTAAGCAGCGTGGTCTTGCCGCAGCCGTTGGCCCCGATCAAAGCGGTGAAGCAACCTTCGGGAATATCCAGGCTGACACCGTTGAGAATCTGTTGCTCGCCATAGCTCAGCCGCACGTTGCTGGCTTTCAGCATGACCGTCCCTCCAACGCCCTAGAGGGCCTGATCGTTTCGTCCATCGTACAGATCCCCCCGGATCATTTCCCCCTGACAACACAGGGAAATACACCAAGGGTCAAAAAAGTGGGGCACAGAATATGTCGAAACCAAAATAATTTCGCTACAAGCCTGACAATATTAATGCAAACCCTTATCATTCACAGTCAGATTATGGCCAGTAGACACTAACCTCGTTCGTCTGCCCGATGCCGCTGGACCGGGACAGCAGGCCTGCGAAGACAAAAACAACCCCAAGGACTTCCTCGATGCTCGTCAGAAAAACAATAGTTGGCACCGAAAAACGTTACGTCTCGCGTCATCCTGCGTTTCACCTGAGCACGCTGGCATTGGCTTTGGGGAGCATTTTTTCAGCACAGGCGATGGCCGCCCAAGAAGAGGCCGCCGACAAGGCCCCTCTTCAACTCGGCGAAATCAATATCAACGCCGCCGCGGTGGAAAACCCGACGGCGCCGCTGGCCGGCAAAGTCGCCTTGCGTAACGGCAGCGCCACCAAATCCAACGCAGCCATCACCGAAACGCCGCAATCGGTTTCCGTGGTGACCGCCGATGAAATGCGTGATCGCAAGTCCGACACTCTGGCGGATGCCCTTAGCTATACCCCGGGTTTCACCAGCCAGCCAAGCAGCTTCAACCGCACCTCCGACCGGTTCCGCATGCGCGGCTTCGACGTCGAATCCGCCACCGGCGGTTCGCTACGCGACGGCATGCGCTTGCAGTACAACTCTTACGACGGTGTGCAGGAACCCTATGGTCTGGAACGCGTGGAGGTCGTGCGCGGCGCGGCTTCGGTGTTGTACGGTCAACTGTCGCCCGGTGGCTTCGTCAACGGCGTGAGCAAACGCCCGACCGAAACCCCACAGCACGAGCTGGGCATGCAATACGGCAACCATGATCGCAAGCAACTGACCGCCGACTTCAGCGGGCCGCTCGGCGACAGCGAAGTCCTCAGCTACCGCTTGACCATGCTCAAGCGCGACAGCGACACCCAGCAGGACTACATCAATGACGACAAGCTCTACATCGCCCCAGCCCTGACCTGGCGCCCCAATGAAGACACGTCGCTGACCCTGCTCTCGTTCTATCAGAAGAGCGACACCCGTTTCTCCGCCCCGCTGCCCTATCAATTGGTCAAGGGCGTGGGTAACGGGCCGGTCACCATCGGCCGCCACGATTTCATCGGCGAGCCCGATTACGACGACATGAATGGCGAGATGTCCGCCATCGGTTATGAGTTCGAACACCGCTTCGATGAGCACACCCGTATCAGCAACAAACTCCGTTACTACGAAGCGGATGTGAAGTGGAAATACATGCAGGCACAGACCAGCACGGCAGCCATCAACGGAGCAGCCAATACCGGCGTCCTTCGTCGTCAGTACAGTGACCGGCGGGAGCGTTCCCGGGCACTGGCCAGCGACACCAACATCGAGACGCGCTGGAACATTGGCGGTATTGAAAACACCTTCCTGGTGGGCGCGGATACCTATGATGCGTCGTATGACTCGCATAATTTCCGCGCCAACTCGACATCGATCAATATCGGTGACTACAACTACGGCCAGCCTGTTGTAGTAGACAAGAGCCGGAACCGTGACCGTGGTTCGCAGATCGATACCTTCCAGACCGGCATCTACCTGCAAGACCAGATCAAGTTCGACGATCACTGGCTGCTGCTGTTGGGCGGTCGCCATGACTGGGCCGATCAGGACCAGGAAGGCTTCGCCACCGGCCAGAAGCTGAGCCAGGACGACGAATCCACTACCTGGCGCGCCGGCCTGGTGTACGAGGCCGACAACGGTCTGGCCCCTTACATCAGCTACAGCGAATCGTTCTTCCCGGTGGCGGTGGCCGATGCACCCGGCCAGACGTTCGAGCCCACCGAAGGCAAGCAGTACGAAATCGGTATCCGCTACCAGCCTCCGGGCAGCAACACACTGTTGAGCGCAGCGGTTTATGAGCTGACCCAGGAAAACGTCGTCAAGCGCGACCTGGCTGGCAACAATCCCCAGCAGATTGGCGAACAGCGCTCCCGTGGCCTGGAGCTGGAAGCCAAGAGCGACGTCACGCCTCAACTGACAGTCATCGCGACGTATGCCTACACCGACTCACGCATCACCAAAAGCGTAGTCCAGAGCGAAGTCGGCCAGCGCAGCGAAGATACGCCTTACCACCAAGCCGCGCTTTGGGCTGACTACAACTTCGCACTCTTCGGCGTACCACAGCTGAAGGTGGGCGGCGGCGCGCGCTACAAAGGCACCACCCAGGCGTCGGGCATCGACTCACAACTGCCTGCCTATACGCTGTTCGACGCAATGGCTAGCTACCAGATCGATAAAAACTGGGACATCGCTCTAAACGCTAACAACGTGACGAACAAAAAGTACGTGTACTGCGAAGCCGCCATCTGCCGCTACGGCGACGAGCGCGAGCTGGTGACCTCCGTTAACTTCCGCTGGTAAAACCCCTGGCTCGGTCGGCGCCGACAAGCGTCGACCGAGTCATTTCGCGCTGAACGAAAACCTTTTCAAGCCCGCTCGAATCCCCTTCATCGCACCCGCCCCCCTGAATCCTCTTTTGACTTGACGCAACAGATGTCGATCGTCATATTACGATCATCATAAGCCAGACAATAACCGGCCAAGAGGGTTGATCCATGGAAACTGGAAGTGCATCAGCGATTGCGCAAGCGCAGCCAGAGACATCGCGTCCAGCCCTGACCGGCCGAATCGTCGCCCTGCTCGCAGGCCTCGCGGCGATCGGCATGCTCTCCACCAACATCATCCTCCCCGCGTTCCCGGTCATTGGCGATGAGTTGGGCGTGACCGCCCGCGAACTGGGCCTGACGCTCTCCAGCTACTTCGTCACCTTTGCCCTGGGCCAGTTGGTGGTCGGGCCTCTGGCCGATCGTTATGGGCGCAAGAAGCTGGTGCTGGGCGGATTGTCAGTGTTCATGGTCGGGACCGTCATCGCCGGGCTCGCCACCACGCTCGATGTCATGATCGCCGGACGCATCGTCCAGGCATTGGGTGTCTGCGCTGCCTCGGTGCTGTCGCGCGCCATCGCTCGGGATCTGTTCGAAGGCGAAACGTTGGCCCGCGCCCTGTCGTTGACGATGGTCGCCACCGCCGCCGCGCCAGGCTTCTCGCCCTTGGTGGGCAGCGTGCTGTCCGTCACGCTCGGGTGGCGCGCGATGTTTATCCTGGTTGGATTGGCGGCAGTCGTACTTGCCTTCTTCTACGTCCGCGACCTCGGTGAAACCCATCCCGCCGATCGCCGGGCGCCGCACTCCACCGGCAGCGTCGTGCGCGCCTACGCAAGGCTGATGGCGGACAAGCGCTTTATCCTACCCGCCCTGTCGATGAGCCTGCTGCTGAGCGGCTTGTTCGCCTCTTTCGCCGCCGCCCCGGCGATCCTGATGAAAGGCATCGGCCTGACGTCAGTGCAAGCCGGCCTGTATTTCGCCTCGACGGTGTTCGTCGTGTTCGCCGCCGGCATGGCGGCCCCGCGCCTGGCGCACCGCCATGGGCCGCGTACCATTGCCTTGCTGGGCATTGCCTGCGCCATGCTCGGCGGCGGCCTGCT includes:
- a CDS encoding TauD/TfdA family dioxygenase encodes the protein MEGVPGNEQTLPFILEAPATGARWQDSRAQILQAVEAELPRVGGILFRGFAFNGEADFEEFARGFGHELLTYDYASTPRTKLNNRVYTSTEYPAHQVIPLHNEQSYSLNWPMKIWFHCVQASPVGGETPIADSRKVYQQLDPAIRQRFAEKRLMYVRNYGNGLDLPWQQAFSTEDRSQVEQFCRANHIQFQWKDDGELSTRQVCQAVAQHPVTGEWVWFNQAHLFHISNLAAPVRETLISIVGEEGVPRNVFYGDGSPIELEALEHVRGVLQRCQVSFPWQAGDVLMLDNMLVAHGRSTFQGARKVVVAMAEPAPAG
- a CDS encoding ABC transporter substrate-binding protein, producing the protein MKGIFQGLLGMLCVSLALLSMPAGAAETKVFENSFGRVEVPVSPRCIVSLHDFSLTTQLLELGIKPCGSTGRKKLFSDVLFRGAQERFDVTGIQYIGSHQSPDLEAIAALKPDLIIGLSYHADLKDKLSKIAPVVLLPSRESDIKTYAKELAELVGKQQRYEEMLREYQWVVSEFKKRVKDPSRITVTTLEVYTDGFQLIGRGGMDDVIADFGLGRVAAYREARQNVPYSLERIGDFDSDFIIDTYEELLDSETSTAAFRQSPQWRNLFAVKNRQFLYLNRSRYADTMQGLLGSAYLLMSHIAERESVLQGK
- a CDS encoding iron ABC transporter permease is translated as MMRLGLTLPRMLPLLPWVARPIDLISVLGLLLALVALALYALTVGSYSLDVAQAWQALSAPDQANSTTRNLLWELRLPRVLLAILAGAAMSLAGLLMQSLTRNPLAAPGLVGVESGASVTMLLIIVLWPTLLPLELYPLAALTGGLAVAFFVALLSWRQGISPLRLILVGVGLTAMLSAVADLLITYGNIDQVESALMWLGGSLHRAGWAQVHSLAAWLLLAGAPLLFFHRQLNLLQLGEKVALSRGLNVTGVMAFLLLCSVMLTAAAVANVGTMTFVGLVAPHLARQLAGDRHGALMPLSALMGALLVLAGDTLGRGLFPPLQLPAGLVVAIIGAPYLIVLLARQRSR
- a CDS encoding iron ABC transporter permease — protein: MIHGLRLPVWLGLLIAIALAALLHLAVGAKSIPWNEAWQALVAYSPDSPDQSVIRGSRLPRLLVAMLVGASLGLAGAIMQAVGDNPLADPGILGINSGAALFVVFGLLVMPGHDLSMIPLFAFSGALVAAVGVLLLAGRGHNPIRLTLSGAMIAALFSAITSILLLLDQQGLDSLRRWLTGSIGVTGGSMQAWVWPYAVLGMFLCLVNVRALNAHRLGPQAAAGMGVNLLKMRLFGLASVVLLSGCAVALAGPIGFVGLVVPHAARLLFGDDYRRLLLAAPLLGALLLILADIAARTLVRPFELNTGIVTALIGGPIFVVLVLRKVR
- a CDS encoding ABC transporter ATP-binding protein; amino-acid sequence: MLKASNVRLSYGEQQILNGVSLDIPEGCFTALIGANGCGKTTLLNVLAHMLRPSAGDVHLGGKSLGQYSRRALAQRMALLPQRTTSPAGMSVRELVMQGRFPWQSWWRQWSDQDQQAIDRAIDLAGIGPLLDRSLATLSGGQLQRCWIAMTLAQDTPVILLDEPTTFLDIAHQITLLELLVDLREQGKTIVAVLHDLNQAARYADHLVMMREGRLLAQGAPAEVFTRENLKAVFDLDAHIITDPYSGDPLCVPQTTRSQPLAVREAM
- a CDS encoding TonB-dependent siderophore receptor gives rise to the protein MLVRKTIVGTEKRYVSRHPAFHLSTLALALGSIFSAQAMAAQEEAADKAPLQLGEININAAAVENPTAPLAGKVALRNGSATKSNAAITETPQSVSVVTADEMRDRKSDTLADALSYTPGFTSQPSSFNRTSDRFRMRGFDVESATGGSLRDGMRLQYNSYDGVQEPYGLERVEVVRGAASVLYGQLSPGGFVNGVSKRPTETPQHELGMQYGNHDRKQLTADFSGPLGDSEVLSYRLTMLKRDSDTQQDYINDDKLYIAPALTWRPNEDTSLTLLSFYQKSDTRFSAPLPYQLVKGVGNGPVTIGRHDFIGEPDYDDMNGEMSAIGYEFEHRFDEHTRISNKLRYYEADVKWKYMQAQTSTAAINGAANTGVLRRQYSDRRERSRALASDTNIETRWNIGGIENTFLVGADTYDASYDSHNFRANSTSINIGDYNYGQPVVVDKSRNRDRGSQIDTFQTGIYLQDQIKFDDHWLLLLGGRHDWADQDQEGFATGQKLSQDDESTTWRAGLVYEADNGLAPYISYSESFFPVAVADAPGQTFEPTEGKQYEIGIRYQPPGSNTLLSAAVYELTQENVVKRDLAGNNPQQIGEQRSRGLELEAKSDVTPQLTVIATYAYTDSRITKSVVQSEVGQRSEDTPYHQAALWADYNFALFGVPQLKVGGGARYKGTTQASGIDSQLPAYTLFDAMASYQIDKNWDIALNANNVTNKKYVYCEAAICRYGDERELVTSVNFRW
- a CDS encoding multidrug effflux MFS transporter, producing the protein METGSASAIAQAQPETSRPALTGRIVALLAGLAAIGMLSTNIILPAFPVIGDELGVTARELGLTLSSYFVTFALGQLVVGPLADRYGRKKLVLGGLSVFMVGTVIAGLATTLDVMIAGRIVQALGVCAASVLSRAIARDLFEGETLARALSLTMVATAAAPGFSPLVGSVLSVTLGWRAMFILVGLAAVVLAFFYVRDLGETHPADRRAPHSTGSVVRAYARLMADKRFILPALSMSLLLSGLFASFAAAPAILMKGIGLTSVQAGLYFASTVFVVFAAGMAAPRLAHRHGPRTIALLGIACAMLGGGLLVVGPADPGLGWYAVSMVTFLWGMGLANPLGTAITMGPFGKEAGMASALLGFLSMGAAALTTWLASVLSFSPITTLGAIQALTCLIALLLFFLRR